One Epidermidibacterium keratini DNA segment encodes these proteins:
- a CDS encoding type II toxin-antitoxin system death-on-curing family toxin — protein MTVYLTTENLLALVADLRVGPVRDVGLLDSAAHRPSARVFGAEAYPSIHLKAAVLLESLVRNHPLVDGNKRLGWLSLVVFYGLNGWAVEAPDDPAYELVIAMTTGQLAPADAAAVVSRWVNRAAS, from the coding sequence GTGACCGTCTACCTGACTACGGAAAACCTGCTGGCACTCGTCGCCGACCTCCGCGTCGGCCCGGTGCGTGACGTGGGACTGCTCGACTCTGCGGCCCACCGACCAAGTGCGCGGGTGTTCGGTGCTGAGGCCTACCCTTCGATCCACCTGAAAGCCGCCGTTCTCTTGGAATCCCTGGTCCGAAATCATCCGCTCGTCGATGGCAACAAGCGGCTTGGCTGGCTTTCACTTGTCGTCTTTTATGGGCTCAATGGATGGGCCGTCGAGGCACCCGACGACCCCGCGTACGAGCTTGTGATTGCCATGACCACGGGTCAACTTGCGCCTGCCGACGCGGCTGCGGTCGTCAGTCGATGGGTCAACCGGGCGGCGAGCTAG
- a CDS encoding CopG family transcriptional regulator, which produces MAMTLRLTPEQEEALNLLAEADGVSKQEATVRAITEAAARRVQDAKVRELSAQARERYAGLLDRLGS; this is translated from the coding sequence ATGGCGATGACTTTGCGACTCACCCCGGAACAAGAAGAGGCGCTCAACCTCCTCGCCGAGGCCGACGGCGTCTCGAAACAAGAAGCGACGGTGCGGGCGATCACCGAAGCCGCCGCGCGACGCGTGCAGGACGCTAAGGTTCGCGAGCTATCCGCTCAGGCCCGGGAGCGGTACGCCGGTCTTCTGGACCGCCTCGGCTCGTGA
- a CDS encoding GNAT family N-acetyltransferase, with the protein MAAGIDVRTIETDELPGVLYLRRSVFGDEFDIDEDLDIDGRDGEAIVVAAYDGPHLVGTGRVLVDGVTGRVGRMAVAPERRGQGIGQRLLRRLEIAARRAGAQRIELDAMESAYSLYERAGYRRSGDNEVIVGHRHVPMSKPLPVLRPARDSDSADLIVLIGDAFAEYPGCVLDVDREEPWLRAPATAYAEMDGAIWVYTDGIDGPVVACGAGKRSAEGLDELKSMYVAARARRQGLAADLVELVEQWSANRGNRIHLWTDTRFLDAHQLYESRGYRRTDEVRELHDLSNTSEFHYVKDAAVGSTSS; encoded by the coding sequence ATGGCCGCGGGGATTGACGTTCGCACGATCGAGACCGACGAGTTGCCCGGCGTACTCTACTTACGCCGCAGCGTGTTTGGCGACGAGTTCGACATCGATGAGGACCTTGACATCGACGGGCGCGACGGCGAGGCGATCGTCGTGGCGGCGTACGACGGCCCTCACCTGGTCGGCACCGGCCGTGTGCTGGTCGACGGCGTCACGGGTCGGGTCGGGCGGATGGCGGTCGCGCCGGAGCGCCGCGGCCAGGGGATCGGGCAGCGGCTGCTGCGCCGCCTGGAGATCGCCGCCCGACGTGCTGGAGCTCAGCGGATCGAGCTGGATGCGATGGAATCGGCGTACTCGCTGTATGAGCGGGCCGGCTATCGGCGCAGCGGTGACAACGAGGTGATCGTCGGGCACCGGCACGTGCCGATGAGCAAGCCGCTTCCGGTGCTGCGACCCGCGCGCGACAGCGACAGCGCCGACCTGATCGTGCTGATCGGCGATGCCTTCGCGGAGTACCCCGGCTGCGTGCTCGATGTCGACCGCGAGGAGCCGTGGCTGCGGGCGCCGGCGACGGCGTACGCCGAGATGGACGGCGCGATCTGGGTCTATACCGACGGGATCGACGGCCCGGTTGTTGCGTGCGGCGCCGGCAAGCGCTCCGCTGAGGGCCTCGATGAGCTCAAGAGCATGTATGTCGCCGCACGTGCCCGTCGTCAAGGACTCGCCGCCGACCTTGTCGAGTTGGTGGAGCAGTGGTCGGCCAACCGCGGGAACCGGATCCACCTGTGGACCGACACCCGGTTCCTGGATGCGCACCAGCTGTATGAGTCGCGCGGCTACCGGCGTACCGATGAGGTTCGCGAGCTGCACGACCTGAGCAACACCAGCGAGTTCCACTACGTCAAGGACGCCGCCGTCGGCTCGACGTCGAGCTGA
- a CDS encoding CPBP family intramembrane glutamic endopeptidase, producing MIDRGVLPSGIEAFGTATAAALILGVYLVAAEPFVGMVLHRRFESAPRRWHGARLWLYRRLLLLEWGLAALCVATVVLAPSVGLASIGLRLPDGALGWGISLAAIAGALLALVLTARQIASAPDDLVLPPASPSLVAMLPRTPVERRLFGLVSITAGVCEEIAYRGFLTALVAALLPVAPVWVCAVIAAVAFGFAHLYQGTVGLVGTLLVGLVLAGLYVVSGSLLAPIVVHALIDLRAIPLGRIVAREAQKGRDDGRGD from the coding sequence ATGATCGATCGCGGCGTACTGCCGTCGGGGATCGAGGCGTTCGGCACCGCCACGGCGGCGGCGCTGATCCTGGGCGTCTATCTCGTGGCCGCCGAGCCGTTCGTCGGGATGGTGCTGCACCGGCGGTTCGAGAGCGCGCCGCGGCGATGGCACGGAGCGCGACTTTGGCTGTACCGCAGGCTGTTGCTGCTTGAGTGGGGTCTTGCCGCACTGTGTGTGGCGACCGTCGTACTCGCCCCGTCAGTAGGCCTGGCGAGCATCGGGTTGCGACTGCCTGACGGCGCGCTCGGATGGGGGATCAGCCTGGCGGCAATCGCCGGTGCGCTCCTCGCGCTGGTGTTGACTGCGCGCCAGATCGCCTCTGCCCCAGACGATCTCGTGCTGCCGCCGGCGAGTCCGAGCCTGGTCGCGATGCTGCCGCGTACGCCGGTCGAGCGGCGCCTTTTCGGCCTGGTTTCGATCACCGCGGGCGTCTGCGAAGAGATCGCCTACCGGGGCTTCCTGACCGCGCTGGTCGCCGCGCTGCTGCCGGTTGCGCCGGTGTGGGTGTGCGCCGTGATCGCCGCTGTCGCCTTCGGTTTCGCGCACCTTTATCAGGGCACTGTCGGGCTCGTCGGCACACTGCTGGTCGGGCTCGTGCTCGCCGGGCTGTATGTCGTGAGCGGGTCGCTGCTGGCGCCGATCGTCGTACACGCTCTCATTGACCTGCGTGCGATCCCACTTGGGCGGATCGTGGCGCGAGAGGCACAGAAGGGACGAGATGATGGCCGCGGGGATTGA
- a CDS encoding RluA family pseudouridine synthase, translated as MAGRLLPVPDGLEGMRVDAGLARLLGLSRTAAAELAAAGDVLLDGQPVGKSDRLVAGGVLDVTLPDAAPAQPIEQSPVDGLRVVYSDDDIVVVDKPVGVAAHPSPGWEGPTVIGGVLAMGHRVSTSGADERRGIVHRLDAGTSGLMVVAKSESAYAALKDAFRERTVEKVYHAIAQGHPDPMRGTIDAPIGRHPRHDWKFAVTAGGKDSVTHYEVIEAFPAASLVEVHLETGRTHQIRVHFNAVGHPLAGDAMYSADPRLAERLGLTRQWLHAHRLGFAHPADGRYVSFESPYPADLQHALDVLREDG; from the coding sequence ATGGCGGGGCGTTTGCTTCCGGTGCCCGACGGGTTAGAAGGCATGCGGGTCGATGCAGGCCTCGCGCGCCTTCTCGGACTGTCGCGCACAGCCGCTGCCGAGCTTGCCGCTGCCGGCGACGTGCTGCTCGACGGGCAGCCGGTGGGCAAGTCCGACCGGCTGGTGGCCGGCGGCGTACTCGACGTGACGCTGCCGGACGCCGCCCCGGCGCAGCCCATCGAGCAGTCACCGGTGGATGGGCTTCGGGTCGTCTACAGCGACGACGACATCGTGGTGGTCGACAAGCCGGTCGGTGTCGCCGCCCACCCGAGCCCTGGATGGGAAGGCCCGACGGTCATTGGCGGCGTACTCGCCATGGGCCATCGCGTCTCCACCAGCGGCGCCGACGAACGGCGCGGAATCGTGCACCGGCTCGATGCGGGCACCTCCGGACTCATGGTCGTCGCCAAGTCGGAGTCGGCGTACGCCGCACTCAAGGATGCCTTCCGTGAGCGGACGGTCGAGAAGGTCTACCACGCGATCGCGCAGGGTCACCCTGATCCAATGCGTGGGACGATCGACGCCCCGATCGGGCGACATCCCCGTCATGACTGGAAGTTTGCGGTCACCGCCGGCGGCAAGGACTCGGTGACGCACTACGAGGTCATCGAGGCGTTCCCCGCCGCAAGCCTCGTCGAGGTGCACCTGGAGACCGGGCGCACCCACCAGATCCGCGTGCACTTCAACGCCGTCGGGCATCCGCTCGCCGGGGATGCGATGTACTCCGCCGACCCTCGGCTTGCCGAACGACTCGGGCTGACTCGGCAGTGGCTGCACGCACACCGGCTCGGCTTCGCGCATCCGGCAGATGGGCGCTATGTCAGCTTCGAGAGCCCGTATCCGGCTGACCTGCAGCATGCCCTCGACGTCCTGCGCGAGGACGGATGA
- the lspA gene encoding signal peptidase II, which yields MIDRPDPAEAATAEPDEYAGEQHVSRRRLGVLLAVAAGALIVDIATKTLAVAQLSDAEPIRLLDGGLFLTLARNTGAAFSMGSNMTIVFTFVMIVVITVIALVARRVRSLPWAIALGLIMGGASGNLVDRLFRSPAPLKGGVVDFLSVFDPWGQVWPIFNLADVFIVSGGILAVTLTISGREIDGTRPRRDAKARKESS from the coding sequence GTGATCGACCGCCCCGACCCAGCAGAAGCAGCCACTGCCGAACCCGACGAGTACGCCGGTGAGCAGCATGTGTCGCGCCGACGGCTCGGCGTACTGCTGGCGGTGGCGGCGGGTGCGCTGATCGTCGACATCGCGACCAAGACGCTGGCCGTCGCGCAGCTCAGTGACGCCGAGCCGATCCGGCTCCTTGATGGCGGCCTGTTTCTCACTCTGGCCCGCAACACCGGAGCCGCGTTTTCGATGGGTTCGAACATGACGATCGTGTTTACGTTCGTGATGATCGTCGTGATCACGGTGATCGCGCTCGTCGCCCGCCGCGTGCGCTCGCTCCCATGGGCGATCGCGCTCGGGCTCATCATGGGCGGTGCGAGCGGCAACCTGGTCGACCGGCTCTTTCGATCTCCGGCGCCGCTCAAAGGGGGCGTCGTCGACTTCCTCAGCGTGTTTGACCCGTGGGGTCAGGTCTGGCCGATCTTCAACCTGGCCGACGTCTTCATCGTCAGCGGCGGCATTCTCGCGGTGACGTTGACGATCTCCGGACGCGAGATCGACGGCACCCGCCCGCGCCGCGATGCCAAGGCGCGTAAGGAAAGTTCCTGA
- a CDS encoding TraR/DksA family transcriptional regulator, protein MPAKNAAKSRTTAAKSAAKTTGATKSAKKAAASKKSVPAKANGTTKKAAAKAPAKKSSSAKSAAKTTPAKKTTAKKAATKSSATKSPATKSPATKATKQTAATASKAPAKKSASKTTSTKAAPNKAAKAAPAKSAAKEPTPARKPAKSALSAADAKELRTQITGEIASLRSEYDASIAVLDELKRNGPDNAGDDPADAGAKTFEREQEMSIANNRLDLISQMERALERLNSGTYGVCENCGNAIPKGRLQAFPSATLCVACKSREERR, encoded by the coding sequence GTGCCAGCGAAGAACGCAGCGAAGTCTCGCACGACCGCGGCGAAGTCGGCTGCTAAGACCACCGGTGCCACAAAATCCGCGAAGAAGGCCGCTGCCAGCAAGAAGTCGGTGCCGGCGAAGGCCAACGGTACGACGAAGAAGGCCGCAGCCAAGGCGCCGGCCAAGAAGTCCTCCTCCGCAAAGTCTGCGGCCAAGACGACTCCGGCGAAGAAGACCACCGCGAAGAAGGCGGCCACCAAGAGCTCGGCCACCAAGAGCCCGGCGACTAAGAGCCCGGCGACGAAGGCAACCAAGCAAACGGCCGCTACTGCGAGCAAGGCGCCGGCCAAGAAATCCGCGAGCAAGACCACCTCGACCAAGGCCGCGCCGAACAAGGCCGCGAAGGCCGCGCCCGCGAAGTCCGCGGCCAAGGAGCCCACGCCGGCGCGCAAGCCGGCCAAGAGCGCGCTGAGCGCGGCCGATGCCAAGGAGCTGCGAACCCAGATCACCGGCGAGATCGCCAGCCTGCGCAGCGAGTACGACGCCTCGATCGCCGTACTCGACGAGCTCAAGCGCAACGGCCCGGACAACGCCGGCGACGACCCGGCCGACGCGGGCGCCAAGACGTTCGAGCGTGAACAGGAGATGTCCATCGCCAACAACCGCCTCGATCTGATCAGCCAGATGGAGCGGGCCTTGGAACGGTTGAACTCCGGCACCTACGGCGTGTGTGAGAACTGTGGCAACGCGATTCCGAAGGGGCGCCTGCAGGCGTTCCCGTCGGCCACGCTCTGCGTGGCGTGCAAGTCGCGTGAGGAACGCCGATAA
- a CDS encoding potassium/proton antiporter: MSLTVSLLIGTAVLLLAIFAVKASTYLGLPSLLIYLGFGVLLGSSGFGIDFSDVELAQQLGTIALAVILAEGGLTTNWASVRPHLALGIALSTVAVVVSVGVMAAFMILVLGMPWQLAVVTGAIISSTDAAAVFSVLRSLGLPRRITSALELESGLNDAPVILLVMFLSVPMDQIQPWWQIALTIAFELAVGTVLGVLVGYAAVWLLRRGALPSSGLYPLLAMGFLLLSYTLATVAHASGFLAAYAAGVVLGNANLPYKRAVVGFAEGLAWLAQIGLFVMLGLLVFPEQIPEVIVPAVLIGLVLLFVARPLSVMIAASPLRVPLRAQLFFSWAGLRGAVPIVLATIPIANGLDGGWAVLHLVFVLVVIFTLVQGTTLPAVARALGLAGRETTRDLEVEVAVLDEMAADLMTVDVADDSKLHGVYVADLRLPDPSAVSLVVRDGAAFVPSPQTRIRAGDQLLIVATSEVREAAQARLRAVARSGRLAQWRGDRGDEQ, translated from the coding sequence ATGTCGCTGACGGTGTCCTTGCTGATAGGCACCGCAGTGCTGCTCCTGGCGATCTTCGCGGTCAAGGCCTCGACCTATCTGGGGTTGCCGTCGCTGCTGATCTACCTCGGCTTCGGCGTACTGCTCGGCTCGTCGGGCTTCGGCATCGACTTCAGTGACGTCGAGCTCGCGCAGCAGCTCGGCACGATCGCGCTCGCGGTGATCCTCGCCGAAGGCGGACTGACCACCAACTGGGCCTCGGTGCGTCCGCATCTTGCGCTGGGCATCGCCCTGTCGACGGTCGCCGTCGTGGTCAGCGTCGGGGTGATGGCCGCGTTCATGATCCTGGTGCTCGGCATGCCGTGGCAGCTAGCCGTCGTCACCGGCGCGATCATCTCCTCCACCGACGCCGCGGCCGTGTTCAGCGTGCTGCGCAGCCTCGGACTTCCGCGGCGCATCACCAGCGCGCTGGAGCTGGAGTCCGGGCTGAACGACGCTCCGGTGATCTTGCTGGTGATGTTCTTGTCGGTGCCGATGGACCAGATCCAGCCGTGGTGGCAGATCGCGCTGACGATCGCCTTCGAGCTTGCCGTCGGCACGGTGCTCGGCGTACTCGTCGGGTACGCCGCGGTGTGGCTGCTGCGTCGCGGCGCCCTCCCGTCGTCCGGGCTGTATCCGCTGCTAGCCATGGGATTCTTGCTGCTGTCCTACACGCTGGCCACGGTCGCGCACGCGTCTGGTTTCCTTGCGGCGTACGCCGCCGGTGTCGTGCTGGGCAACGCCAACCTGCCCTACAAGCGGGCGGTGGTGGGCTTCGCGGAGGGGCTGGCGTGGCTCGCGCAGATCGGGCTGTTCGTGATGCTCGGGCTGCTGGTCTTCCCGGAGCAGATTCCCGAGGTCATCGTCCCGGCCGTGTTGATCGGACTGGTGCTGCTGTTTGTCGCGCGGCCGCTGTCGGTGATGATCGCGGCGAGCCCGCTGCGGGTGCCGCTGCGGGCGCAGCTGTTCTTTTCGTGGGCCGGGCTGCGTGGCGCCGTACCGATTGTGCTGGCCACCATCCCGATCGCTAACGGCCTCGACGGCGGATGGGCGGTGCTGCACCTGGTCTTCGTGCTGGTCGTGATCTTCACGCTCGTGCAGGGCACCACGCTGCCCGCCGTCGCACGCGCGCTGGGGTTGGCCGGACGCGAGACGACTCGCGATCTTGAGGTGGAGGTCGCCGTACTCGACGAGATGGCCGCTGACCTGATGACGGTGGACGTCGCCGACGACTCCAAGCTGCACGGGGTGTACGTCGCCGACCTGCGGCTGCCAGACCCGTCGGCCGTCTCGCTGGTAGTGCGCGACGGGGCGGCGTTTGTGCCGAGTCCGCAGACCCGCATCCGCGCCGGTGACCAGCTGCTGATCGTCGCCACCAGCGAGGTGCGCGAAGCGGCGCAGGCCCGCCTGCGTGCGGTAGCCCGCAGCGGACGGTTGGCCCAGTGGCGCGGTGACCGCGGCGACGAGCAGTAG
- the ileS gene encoding isoleucine--tRNA ligase: MAKLTPLPHQVDLPALDHEVLELWRERNVFERSVHQRDGAKPWVFYEGPPTANGQPGVHHVEARVFKDLYPRYRTMKGYSVPRRAGWDCHGLPVEIAVEKELGFSGKPDIERYGIEAFNAKCRESVQRHVGAFSELTHRMGYWTNLEDAYWTMNPEYIDSVWWSLKQIYDKGLLVKDHRITPYCPRCGTGLSDHEVSQGYETVVDPSVYVRLPLVEDSFEIEDADLLVWTTTPWTLVSNTAVAVHPDVEYVVARGADWGPEVRSVIVARPLLEKVVGEDAEVLSSMPGRELENARYQRPFEILPWPEGADGHFVVLADYVTTDDGTGLVHQAPAFGADDFVIAKAYGLPVLNPVRPDGTFEADLEQIGGEFFKAADSQLVDDLKARDLLYRYQDYEHPYPHCWRCHTPLLYYALPSWYIRTTARKDELLRENEATDWHPEGVKHGRYGDWLNNNIDWALSRDRYWGTPLPIWVNDEDESKRVVVGSRAELAQYVGRDLSDLDPHRPFIDDMTFTVDGEPGTYRRVPQVIDAWYDSGSMPFGQLGYPHLEGSVEEFERTYPADYICEAIDQTRGWFYSLMAVGTMVFDASSYKTVLCLGLVVDQDGKKMSKHLGNIVLPVPMMDKHGADGLRWLMLCVGNPWSTRRVGDELIGEVVRKVLLTYWNTASFLSLYAAANDVDLAVLDAPAPADRPALDRWLLSELHQTIREVDESLEVFDSTRAGRRITAFIDDLSNWYVRRSRRRFWKGDPAALATLTEVIEKLTLIMAPFVPFVTEKVWDSIVRPSRPEAPESVHLADWPLADPALIDEQLSADVAQVRRLVDLGRSARTAAKVRTRQPLGRALIGSTGYERLPDDLREEIADELNVLDVAPLAAADELVDVTAKANFRELAKRLGGKVQDAAKQIAAADPAVLARSLRDGTASIEIDGEPFALQADDVILTETPMEGWAVHTEGGESVALDLELTDELRAAGLAREAVRLIQDARKNAGLEVTDRIELVWHGTGATADAVRGDSERIADEVLATAVREDTLDREPDGADEQLSVWVTRR, from the coding sequence ATGGCCAAGCTCACTCCGCTCCCCCACCAGGTCGACCTGCCTGCGCTCGATCACGAGGTCCTCGAGCTGTGGCGCGAGCGCAACGTCTTCGAGCGGTCGGTCCACCAGCGCGATGGCGCCAAGCCGTGGGTCTTCTACGAGGGGCCGCCGACCGCCAACGGGCAGCCCGGCGTACACCACGTCGAGGCCCGCGTCTTCAAGGACCTCTACCCGCGCTATCGCACCATGAAGGGCTACTCGGTGCCGCGACGCGCGGGCTGGGACTGCCACGGGCTGCCGGTCGAGATCGCCGTCGAGAAGGAGCTGGGCTTCTCCGGCAAACCCGACATCGAGCGCTACGGCATCGAGGCCTTCAACGCCAAGTGCCGCGAGTCGGTGCAGCGGCACGTCGGCGCGTTCAGCGAGCTGACCCACCGGATGGGCTACTGGACCAACCTCGAAGACGCCTACTGGACGATGAACCCGGAGTACATCGACTCCGTCTGGTGGTCGCTGAAGCAGATCTACGACAAGGGCCTGCTGGTCAAGGACCACCGCATCACGCCGTACTGTCCGCGCTGCGGCACCGGTCTGTCTGATCACGAGGTCAGCCAGGGCTACGAGACCGTGGTCGACCCGTCGGTCTACGTGCGGCTGCCGCTCGTCGAGGACTCGTTTGAGATCGAGGACGCCGACCTGCTGGTCTGGACGACGACGCCGTGGACGCTGGTCTCCAACACCGCGGTCGCCGTACACCCCGATGTCGAGTACGTCGTTGCTCGCGGCGCCGACTGGGGCCCCGAGGTGCGCTCGGTGATTGTCGCGCGCCCGCTGCTGGAAAAGGTCGTCGGCGAGGACGCCGAGGTGCTCAGCTCGATGCCCGGTCGCGAGCTGGAGAACGCCCGCTACCAGCGGCCGTTCGAGATCCTGCCGTGGCCGGAGGGAGCCGATGGGCACTTCGTCGTACTCGCCGACTACGTCACCACCGACGACGGCACCGGGCTGGTGCACCAGGCTCCGGCGTTCGGCGCCGACGACTTCGTCATCGCCAAGGCCTACGGGCTGCCGGTGCTCAACCCGGTGCGCCCGGACGGCACCTTCGAGGCCGACCTCGAGCAGATCGGCGGCGAGTTCTTCAAGGCCGCCGACAGCCAGCTCGTCGACGACCTCAAGGCCCGCGACCTGCTGTATCGCTACCAGGACTACGAGCACCCCTACCCGCACTGCTGGCGCTGCCACACGCCGCTGCTCTACTACGCCCTGCCGTCGTGGTACATCCGCACGACCGCGCGCAAGGACGAGCTGCTGCGCGAGAACGAGGCGACCGACTGGCACCCCGAGGGCGTCAAGCACGGGCGCTACGGCGACTGGCTCAACAACAACATCGACTGGGCGCTCAGCCGCGACCGCTACTGGGGTACGCCGCTGCCGATCTGGGTCAACGACGAGGACGAGAGCAAGCGCGTCGTCGTCGGCTCGCGTGCTGAGCTGGCGCAGTACGTCGGACGCGACCTGAGCGATCTCGACCCGCACCGCCCGTTCATCGACGACATGACCTTCACCGTCGACGGTGAGCCGGGCACCTACCGGCGCGTGCCGCAGGTGATCGACGCGTGGTACGACTCCGGCTCGATGCCGTTCGGGCAGCTGGGCTACCCGCACCTGGAGGGCTCGGTCGAGGAGTTCGAGCGCACGTACCCCGCCGACTACATCTGCGAGGCGATCGACCAGACCCGCGGCTGGTTCTACTCGCTGATGGCGGTCGGCACGATGGTCTTCGATGCCTCGTCGTACAAGACGGTGCTGTGCCTCGGGCTGGTCGTCGACCAGGACGGCAAGAAGATGTCCAAGCACCTCGGCAATATCGTGCTGCCGGTGCCAATGATGGACAAGCACGGCGCCGACGGGCTGCGCTGGCTGATGCTGTGCGTCGGCAACCCGTGGTCGACCCGCCGCGTCGGTGACGAGCTCATCGGCGAGGTCGTGCGCAAGGTGCTGCTGACCTACTGGAACACCGCGTCGTTCCTGTCGCTGTATGCCGCGGCCAACGACGTGGATCTCGCCGTACTCGATGCTCCGGCACCGGCTGATCGCCCGGCGCTGGATCGCTGGTTGCTCTCTGAGCTGCACCAGACGATCCGCGAGGTCGACGAGTCGCTGGAGGTCTTCGACTCGACCCGCGCAGGGCGGCGGATCACCGCGTTCATCGACGACCTGTCCAACTGGTACGTACGGCGCTCGCGGCGCCGCTTCTGGAAGGGCGACCCGGCAGCGCTGGCCACCCTCACCGAGGTCATCGAGAAGCTCACGCTGATCATGGCGCCGTTCGTGCCGTTCGTGACCGAGAAGGTGTGGGACTCGATCGTGCGACCGTCGCGCCCGGAGGCTCCCGAGTCGGTGCACCTGGCCGACTGGCCGCTGGCGGATCCAGCGCTGATCGACGAGCAGCTGTCAGCCGACGTCGCGCAGGTACGCCGGCTGGTCGATCTCGGCCGCTCCGCGCGCACCGCGGCGAAGGTCCGCACCCGTCAGCCACTCGGGCGCGCCCTGATCGGCAGCACCGGCTACGAGCGGCTGCCCGATGACCTGCGTGAGGAGATCGCCGACGAGCTCAACGTGCTCGACGTCGCGCCGCTCGCGGCCGCCGACGAGCTCGTCGACGTGACCGCGAAGGCGAACTTCCGCGAGCTGGCTAAGCGCCTCGGCGGCAAGGTGCAGGACGCCGCCAAGCAGATCGCCGCGGCCGATCCCGCCGTACTCGCCCGGTCGCTGCGCGACGGCACGGCGAGCATCGAGATCGACGGCGAGCCGTTCGCGCTGCAGGCCGACGACGTGATCCTCACCGAGACGCCGATGGAAGGCTGGGCGGTGCACACCGAGGGCGGCGAGAGCGTGGCGCTGGATCTCGAGCTCACCGACGAGCTGCGGGCCGCGGGCCTGGCACGCGAGGCGGTGCGTCTGATCCAGGACGCGCGCAAGAACGCCGGGCTGGAGGTCACCGACCGCATCGAGCTGGTCTGGCACGGCACCGGAGCCACCGCGGACGCCGTACGCGGCGACTCCGAGCGGATCGCCGACGAGGTGCTGGCCACCGCCGTACGCGAAGACACCCTCGATCGCGAACCGGACGGCGCCGACGAGCAGCTGAGCGTCTGGGTCACCCGCCGCTGA
- a CDS encoding DivIVA domain-containing protein has protein sequence MPLTPADVHNVAFKKPPIGKRGYDDEEVDAFLDLVEAELARLIEENADLRAQVADLEAQAGGAPAREQASSSSGHYAVLAGNAAEGERRAEATEVTEVAEVSEPEPQPQPEPEPEPVQAAAPAASTTGADPAAAHEKASRILALATETADRHISEARERAESALAEATAEVERLRADAQKNHDDTIGSAKTEAERHLTEVRTNAAALLSDSQAKAAATERAAQDRAQELTGNAERKQAEILRALEEKKTTLERRIEGLREFEASYRTRMKGYLTSQLKDIEDLPTIEPAGAPEAGGDNRGSTVSGFVGSADS, from the coding sequence ATGCCGTTGACTCCCGCGGACGTGCACAATGTGGCGTTCAAGAAACCGCCGATCGGTAAGCGCGGTTACGACGACGAGGAGGTCGACGCCTTTCTCGATCTGGTCGAGGCTGAACTCGCCCGGCTGATCGAGGAGAACGCCGATCTGCGTGCGCAGGTTGCCGACCTGGAGGCCCAGGCCGGCGGCGCACCCGCACGCGAGCAGGCGTCGTCGAGCAGCGGTCACTACGCTGTGCTGGCCGGTAACGCCGCCGAGGGTGAGCGCCGCGCTGAGGCCACCGAGGTGACGGAGGTCGCCGAGGTGAGCGAGCCCGAGCCGCAGCCGCAACCTGAGCCTGAGCCCGAGCCGGTCCAGGCCGCTGCGCCGGCCGCGAGCACCACGGGCGCCGATCCGGCCGCCGCGCACGAGAAGGCCTCGCGCATCCTCGCGCTGGCTACCGAGACCGCTGACCGTCACATCAGCGAGGCCCGCGAGCGGGCCGAGTCGGCGCTGGCCGAGGCCACCGCCGAGGTTGAGCGACTTCGCGCGGATGCCCAGAAGAACCACGACGACACCATCGGCTCGGCCAAGACCGAAGCCGAGCGCCACCTGACCGAGGTCCGCACCAACGCCGCTGCCCTGCTCAGCGACTCGCAGGCCAAGGCCGCCGCCACCGAGCGCGCGGCGCAGGATCGTGCCCAGGAACTGACCGGCAACGCCGAGCGCAAGCAGGCCGAGATCCTGCGGGCACTCGAGGAGAAGAAGACCACCCTGGAGCGGCGCATCGAGGGCCTGCGCGAGTTCGAGGCGTCGTACCGCACTCGGATGAAGGGCTACCTCACCAGCCAGCTCAAGGACATCGAGGATCTGCCGACGATCGAGCCGGCAGGTGCACCGGAGGCCGGCGGAGACAACCGCGGCTCGACGGTGAGCGGCTTCGTCGGCTCCGCCGACAGCTAG
- a CDS encoding YggT family protein produces MNIFWSVLHLVLFIFMVLLWIRMISDWVRVYARRWRPTGAAAIGLETVYSATDPAVKLVRRVIPPVAFGGVRLDLGFMVLLLVIYVVLRFLPVS; encoded by the coding sequence GTGAACATTTTCTGGTCTGTCCTGCACCTTGTGCTGTTCATCTTCATGGTCTTGCTATGGATTCGGATGATCAGCGACTGGGTACGGGTCTACGCTCGTCGGTGGCGTCCTACAGGCGCTGCTGCCATCGGGTTGGAGACGGTGTATTCCGCCACCGACCCGGCCGTCAAACTGGTACGCCGCGTGATCCCACCGGTAGCCTTTGGGGGCGTAAGGCTGGACCTAGGCTTTATGGTTCTACTATTGGTGATCTACGTGGTGCTCAGGTTCCTGCCAGTAAGTTAG